The following proteins are co-located in the Rhodococcus opacus B4 genome:
- a CDS encoding carboxymuconolactone decarboxylase family protein, with protein MSVLGQMDSFRRVFPTARRNRADLFRWLRRRPQLLAAVGFHEVALAASARVDPRLKALAEIKAAALTNCEYCLDIGSAFSRALGVSDAQLRALPAFRESSAFDDTEKLVLEFADAMTRTPAHISDDLRGSLLAAFSESQVTELAAAIAWENHRGRLNQALGVRPSGFSDSDFCAVPEQ; from the coding sequence ATGAGCGTCCTCGGTCAGATGGACTCGTTTCGCCGCGTCTTTCCCACCGCCCGCCGCAACCGGGCCGACTTGTTTCGCTGGTTGCGCCGACGACCGCAGCTGCTCGCGGCCGTCGGATTCCACGAGGTCGCGCTGGCGGCGAGCGCCCGGGTCGACCCCCGGTTGAAGGCGCTCGCCGAGATCAAGGCGGCCGCGCTGACCAACTGCGAGTACTGCCTCGACATCGGCTCGGCGTTCAGCCGTGCCCTCGGCGTGAGCGACGCCCAGTTGCGCGCCCTGCCGGCGTTCCGCGAGAGCTCCGCGTTCGACGACACGGAGAAGCTGGTCCTGGAGTTCGCCGACGCGATGACACGCACCCCCGCCCACATCAGTGACGACCTGCGTGGTTCGCTGCTCGCCGCCTTCTCCGAGTCCCAGGTGACCGAACTCGCCGCGGCCATCGCCTGGGAGAATCACCGCGGACGTCTCAATCAGGCGCTCGGTGTGCGGCCTTCGGGCTTCTCCGACAGCGACTTCTGCGCCGTCCCCGAACAGTGA
- a CDS encoding DUF4436 family protein — MNPNHPRLRWVAPALLLALIYAASLTVYGLSSRTEDEGPFAGNDDEVVVLVTAKSLQPTTDRVQAEVTIAVGEEYLHANGDTLNRDITLLLFPSTSHEEIVFRAGAAPTTFDTEFIATGNAAYWPFDRFEVNPMVVEAYEGAGADRALLPTGLLVDGRVDGWKARADAVAVDTDLSRNGTGAALLFARTGGNLIYAGILLLMMTILAGLAAFVALQTFRRKRAVNTDMLGWMAAMLFAVVPLRGILPGSPPIGSWVDIALTVWVVSTLVASLALFVFCWWRDSEQPAQP; from the coding sequence ATGAACCCCAACCACCCCCGCCTCCGATGGGTCGCCCCGGCACTTCTCCTCGCGTTGATCTACGCGGCGTCGCTCACCGTGTACGGGTTGAGCAGCCGCACCGAGGACGAGGGACCGTTCGCGGGCAACGACGACGAGGTCGTGGTCCTGGTGACGGCGAAATCGCTGCAGCCGACCACCGACCGGGTGCAGGCCGAGGTGACGATCGCCGTCGGCGAGGAGTACCTGCACGCCAACGGCGACACCCTGAATCGGGACATCACCCTGCTGCTCTTCCCGAGCACCAGTCACGAGGAGATCGTGTTCCGGGCGGGCGCCGCACCGACGACGTTCGACACCGAGTTCATCGCCACCGGCAACGCGGCGTACTGGCCGTTCGACCGGTTCGAGGTGAACCCGATGGTGGTGGAGGCGTACGAGGGCGCCGGCGCCGACCGGGCACTGCTGCCCACGGGGCTCCTGGTGGACGGCAGGGTCGACGGGTGGAAGGCGCGGGCCGACGCGGTGGCCGTCGACACGGACCTGTCGCGGAACGGCACCGGCGCCGCATTGTTATTCGCGCGCACGGGCGGGAACCTGATCTACGCCGGCATCCTCCTGCTGATGATGACGATCCTCGCGGGGCTCGCCGCGTTCGTCGCGCTGCAGACGTTCCGGCGCAAGCGCGCCGTCAACACCGACATGCTCGGCTGGATGGCGGCGATGCTGTTCGCGGTCGTGCCGTTGCGGGGAATCCTGCCGGGAAGCCCGCCGATCGGGTCGTGGGTCGACATCGCCCTCACGGTGTGGGTGGTGTCCACACTCGTCGCGTCCCTGGCGTTGTTCGTCTTCTGCTGGTGGCGGGACAGCGAGCAGCCCGCGCAGCCCTGA
- a CDS encoding nitroreductase/quinone reductase family protein, whose product MVRRTGRVLPPWYLGPVNKVIVGLHRLGVPMPMPALTVPGRETGVLRSTPVSPYEVDGRTYVVAGYAESDWAKNARAAGRGELTRGRRRERVRLVPLPVSERARILREFPIRVPHGVTMFLKAGTVANSSPEAFAAAADRCEVFRVEPLD is encoded by the coding sequence ATGGTGCGCCGGACCGGGAGAGTGTTGCCGCCGTGGTATCTCGGCCCCGTCAACAAGGTGATCGTCGGCCTGCACCGGCTGGGTGTTCCGATGCCGATGCCGGCGCTCACCGTCCCGGGCCGGGAGACGGGGGTGCTGCGGTCGACGCCGGTCTCGCCGTACGAGGTGGACGGCCGCACCTACGTCGTCGCGGGGTACGCGGAATCGGATTGGGCGAAGAACGCCCGCGCGGCCGGGCGCGGCGAACTGACCCGCGGACGTCGCCGCGAGCGGGTTCGCCTGGTACCGCTGCCGGTGTCGGAGCGCGCCCGGATCCTCCGCGAGTTCCCGATCCGGGTGCCGCACGGGGTCACCATGTTCCTGAAGGCCGGGACGGTCGCGAACTCCTCTCCGGAGGCGTTCGCGGCCGCGGCGGACCGGTGCGAGGTGTTCCGCGTCGAGCCGCTGGACTGA
- a CDS encoding cupredoxin domain-containing protein, with product MKRVPTLVLPILLAILALAACGNDSDDSSASSESEHGGNHMMTDMPSMSMPMSMPAGAREIVISDFKYTLPGTFAPGEQVTVRNDDTAEHTVTADTGDLFDVEVEPGAVATFTVPGQPGTFAFHCTYHPNMVGTLEVR from the coding sequence ATGAAACGCGTACCGACACTTGTCCTGCCGATCCTGCTGGCCATCCTCGCGCTGGCCGCGTGCGGAAACGACAGCGACGACTCGTCCGCGTCGTCCGAGTCGGAGCACGGCGGGAACCACATGATGACCGACATGCCGTCGATGTCGATGCCGATGTCCATGCCGGCAGGTGCACGGGAGATCGTGATCAGCGACTTCAAGTACACGCTGCCCGGAACGTTCGCACCGGGAGAGCAGGTCACCGTCCGCAACGACGACACCGCCGAACACACCGTGACCGCTGACACCGGCGATCTGTTCGACGTCGAGGTCGAACCGGGCGCGGTCGCGACGTTCACGGTGCCCGGCCAGCCGGGCACGTTCGCCTTCCACTGCACCTACCACCCGAACATGGTGGGCACGCTCGAGGTTCGGTGA
- a CDS encoding enoyl-CoA hydratase/isomerase family protein: MPYLERSGDVFVLYFGEEGERDSENAFHPDWIVSVDGLLDRVEQHDGPAALVTTAVGKFYSTGLDTAWVLANTDKLNSYIDRVQALFARILTFPLPTVAALTGHTFGGGAILAAAHDHRVMREDRGYFCLPGITIGASYAPGSIALLAARLPARAVHTALVTGRRYGGVAAKELGFVDEVAPEQQVLADAVAHAQGLVATRGRTLGEIKSSLYADAVVSLRTPVANLETQEALNGG; encoded by the coding sequence ATGCCGTACTTGGAACGCTCGGGTGATGTGTTCGTCCTGTACTTCGGGGAGGAGGGGGAACGGGACAGCGAGAACGCCTTCCATCCGGACTGGATCGTGAGTGTCGACGGTCTCCTCGATCGGGTCGAGCAGCACGACGGCCCCGCCGCGCTGGTGACCACCGCGGTCGGAAAGTTCTACTCCACCGGTCTCGACACCGCCTGGGTCCTCGCCAACACCGACAAGCTGAACTCCTACATCGACCGGGTGCAGGCCCTGTTCGCGCGGATCCTCACGTTCCCGCTGCCCACCGTGGCCGCGCTGACCGGGCACACCTTCGGCGGCGGCGCCATCCTCGCGGCCGCCCACGACCACCGGGTGATGCGGGAGGACCGCGGCTACTTCTGCCTGCCGGGGATCACCATCGGGGCGAGTTACGCACCCGGCAGCATCGCGCTGCTCGCGGCCCGCCTGCCCGCGCGGGCGGTGCACACCGCCCTGGTGACCGGCCGGCGGTATGGCGGCGTGGCGGCGAAGGAACTCGGATTCGTCGACGAGGTCGCCCCCGAGCAGCAGGTGCTCGCCGACGCCGTCGCACACGCGCAGGGACTCGTCGCGACGCGCGGCCGCACGCTCGGCGAGATCAAGTCCTCCCTCTACGCGGACGCCGTCGTCTCGCTGCGCACCCCGGTCGCGAACCTCGAGACGCAGGAGGCGTTGAACGGCGGCTGA
- a CDS encoding DUF6292 family protein, whose translation MKSGTGIADTRTVRDYIHTVARSVHADSIDWWECDGFDAVLVLPFRLHYLPGRNAVLAWNRTFGWSLGVEGLGRRSVIVIDGLGLGRMPSPAGCAERAAELIDDYCRSTPALPGPHSAVAPAAADRCPRIGNAAGGGRRDRVVRRP comes from the coding sequence ATGAAGAGCGGAACAGGCATTGCCGACACCCGCACCGTTCGGGACTACATCCACACGGTGGCCAGGAGCGTTCACGCCGATTCCATCGACTGGTGGGAGTGCGACGGATTCGACGCCGTCCTCGTGCTGCCGTTCCGGTTGCACTATCTGCCCGGTCGCAACGCGGTACTGGCCTGGAACCGGACCTTCGGCTGGTCGCTCGGCGTCGAAGGACTGGGTCGCCGCAGCGTTATCGTGATCGACGGCCTCGGCCTCGGCCGGATGCCGTCGCCGGCCGGGTGCGCGGAACGTGCGGCGGAATTGATCGACGACTATTGCCGTTCCACACCGGCACTGCCGGGCCCGCACAGTGCCGTCGCACCGGCCGCTGCGGATCGCTGTCCCCGCATCGGCAACGCCGCCGGCGGCGGACGGCGGGACAGAGTCGTCCGCCGACCGTGA
- a CDS encoding AI-2E family transporter, whose amino-acid sequence MTGGAEGHDDNVAQPHSSAQEQPIVAAEQGAARISTAAHPLGRPGPRFDRRSPFFIGMAGAAGVAVTYALIEVVLAARGVLVLIAVAAFLAIGLEPAVSWLVRHGFPRWAAVATVFVVAFAMLAGFLAAAIPPMVTQGAALVHNAPDYLGHLEQRYPVLQELSARFHLQDELRRALDAGNAPMVLGGIVGAGKFVFSAISGTVIVVVLTAYFLADFGHIRASLYRLAPNSRRPRTILIGDEIFAKVGGYVLGNLLISLITAVLTFVWLVAFDVPYPLLLAVLVAVLDLIPVVGSTLAGVVVALVALTVSLPVSLATVVFFIALRLFEDYLLVPRIIGRTVKVPPMVTVVAVLIGGALLGIVGALLAIPVAAAVLLLARETVFPQLDRG is encoded by the coding sequence GTGACCGGTGGCGCCGAAGGCCACGACGACAATGTGGCCCAACCGCATTCCTCCGCCCAGGAGCAGCCGATCGTCGCCGCGGAGCAGGGCGCGGCACGGATCAGCACGGCGGCGCACCCGCTCGGCAGACCCGGTCCGCGCTTCGACCGCCGGTCCCCGTTCTTCATCGGCATGGCCGGGGCCGCCGGTGTCGCCGTCACGTACGCGCTGATCGAGGTCGTCCTCGCCGCCCGCGGGGTGCTGGTGCTCATCGCCGTCGCCGCCTTCCTCGCGATCGGTCTCGAACCGGCCGTGTCCTGGCTGGTGCGTCACGGATTTCCCCGATGGGCCGCCGTCGCAACGGTCTTCGTGGTCGCGTTCGCGATGCTGGCCGGGTTCCTCGCCGCGGCGATCCCGCCGATGGTGACCCAGGGCGCCGCTCTCGTCCACAACGCCCCCGACTACCTGGGCCACCTCGAGCAGCGCTACCCGGTCCTGCAGGAACTGAGCGCCCGCTTCCATCTGCAGGACGAACTGCGCCGCGCGCTCGACGCGGGCAATGCGCCGATGGTGCTCGGCGGGATCGTCGGTGCGGGCAAGTTCGTGTTCAGCGCCATCAGCGGCACGGTGATCGTGGTCGTGCTCACCGCGTATTTCCTGGCCGACTTCGGGCACATCCGGGCGTCCCTGTACCGCCTGGCCCCGAACTCGCGGCGGCCGCGCACGATTCTGATCGGCGACGAGATCTTCGCGAAGGTCGGCGGCTACGTGCTCGGGAACCTCCTGATCTCACTGATCACCGCGGTCCTCACCTTCGTGTGGCTGGTCGCCTTCGACGTCCCCTACCCACTGTTGCTGGCCGTCCTCGTCGCCGTGCTGGATCTGATTCCGGTGGTCGGTTCCACCCTCGCTGGTGTCGTGGTAGCACTGGTCGCCCTCACCGTCTCGCTCCCGGTGTCGCTGGCGACCGTCGTCTTCTTCATCGCCCTCCGCCTGTTCGAGGACTATCTCCTCGTTCCCCGCATCATCGGCAGAACGGTCAAGGTGCCCCCGATGGTCACCGTCGTCGCCGTCCTCATCGGCGGAGCACTGCTGGGGATCGTGGGGGCGCTGCTCGCGATTCCCGTCGCCGCCGCCGTTCTGCTCCTGGCCCGCGAGACGGTGTTTCCGCAGCTCGACCGCGGTTGA
- a CDS encoding WS/DGAT/MGAT family O-acyltransferase produces MSVMSPTEAMFVLFETPSHPMHMGALELFEPPRESGPDHARLMFEALISQEGASDTFRRRAVRPLRGASYPWWSVDDRVDLGYHVRHTAVPGRGRMEDLLSLVSQMHGMPLDPQHPMWEIHVIEGLADGRTAVFSKIHLSLMDGPAGLRLLHHALSTDPDARDCPAPWTPGVSGTSRRESALPVAAVRAGVRAATSIVGVLPALAKVAYDGVRDQHLTLPLQSPPTMLNVPVGRARKLAARSWPIRRLVSVAAAARTTINAVVLAMCSGALRHYLVEQYALPEAPLTAMLPVPLDLGGTMIGPRGRDHGVGAMVVGLATDEADPAARLARISESVEHTNRVFGALSHTQFQVMSALAISPILLEPVRRFVDDTPPPFNVMISYMPGPSRPRYWNGARLDAVYPAPTVLGGQALSITLTSRSGQLDVGVVGDRQAVPHLQRIITHLETSLTDLENAVAASGT; encoded by the coding sequence ATGTCGGTGATGAGTCCCACCGAGGCGATGTTCGTGCTGTTCGAAACACCCTCGCACCCCATGCACATGGGTGCGCTCGAACTGTTCGAACCGCCGCGCGAATCGGGACCCGATCACGCCCGGCTCATGTTCGAGGCGCTGATCTCGCAGGAGGGTGCGTCCGACACGTTCCGCCGGCGCGCCGTCCGCCCGCTCCGGGGCGCCAGTTACCCGTGGTGGTCCGTCGACGACCGCGTCGACCTCGGCTACCACGTGCGGCACACGGCGGTGCCGGGGCGGGGCCGAATGGAGGACCTGCTGTCGCTGGTGTCCCAGATGCACGGCATGCCGCTCGATCCGCAACACCCGATGTGGGAGATCCATGTCATCGAAGGGCTCGCCGACGGGCGGACGGCCGTCTTCTCGAAGATCCACCTGTCCCTGATGGACGGACCGGCGGGGCTGCGACTGCTCCACCACGCCCTGTCCACCGACCCCGACGCCCGCGACTGCCCCGCACCGTGGACGCCCGGCGTGTCCGGCACGTCGCGGCGCGAATCCGCGCTGCCCGTGGCCGCGGTCCGGGCCGGGGTGCGGGCGGCCACCAGCATCGTGGGGGTGCTGCCCGCGCTCGCGAAAGTCGCATACGACGGGGTCCGCGACCAGCATCTGACGCTTCCGCTGCAGTCGCCGCCCACGATGCTCAACGTTCCCGTCGGCCGGGCCCGGAAACTTGCGGCGCGGTCGTGGCCGATCCGGCGGCTGGTGTCGGTGGCCGCCGCCGCCCGCACCACGATCAACGCGGTGGTGCTCGCGATGTGCTCGGGGGCGCTGCGCCACTATCTGGTCGAGCAGTACGCGCTGCCCGAAGCGCCGTTGACTGCGATGCTGCCGGTCCCGCTCGACCTCGGCGGCACCATGATCGGGCCACGCGGCCGCGACCACGGGGTCGGCGCGATGGTCGTCGGGCTGGCCACCGACGAAGCGGACCCGGCCGCCCGCCTCGCCCGCATCAGCGAGTCCGTCGAGCACACCAATCGGGTGTTCGGCGCGCTGAGCCACACCCAGTTCCAGGTGATGAGCGCACTGGCGATCAGCCCGATCCTGCTCGAACCGGTCCGCCGGTTCGTGGACGACACTCCCCCGCCGTTCAACGTCATGATCTCCTACATGCCCGGTCCGTCGCGGCCGCGGTACTGGAACGGCGCCCGCCTGGACGCGGTGTACCCGGCACCGACGGTCCTCGGCGGTCAGGCGCTGAGTATCACCCTCACCAGCCGGTCCGGTCAGCTCGATGTCGGCGTGGTGGGCGATCGGCAAGCCGTCCCGCATCTCCAGCGGATCATCACGCACCTGGAGACGTCGCTGACCGATCTGGAGAACGCGGTCGCCGCGTCCGGCACCTGA
- a CDS encoding iron-containing redox enzyme family protein, translated as MTTLHSRSASGTAPQAGTSMPCPAPRGPVSGLLFPILRGDTAEAEPFVTAALALASAERDDPRAFLFDEDAQICLTALYELHLQGIAGVDDRWEWDSDLIFARSALEVPFDAAIRALADPPTAVGDVVAALWEMTAPSTAPGLSGYMAHDADLSQFRELLIHRSLNQLREADVHTLGIPRLAGAPKAALVEVQSDEYGGGRPERMHSALFATTMRELGLSDGYAHYVDAVPAVTLASLNALSLFGLHRSRLGALVGHLCAVETTSALPSKKYAAGLRRLGFGKAATLFFDEHVEADSVHEQIVCRDLAGGLVAARPAAADDVLLGAAACLAFDDLVGDHVTRCWERNRTSLRQPAG; from the coding sequence ATGACCACCTTGCACTCTCGGTCGGCGTCGGGCACGGCGCCGCAGGCGGGAACGTCCATGCCCTGTCCGGCTCCGCGCGGTCCCGTCAGCGGTCTCCTGTTCCCCATTCTGCGCGGAGACACCGCCGAGGCCGAACCGTTCGTGACGGCGGCGCTCGCCCTCGCATCGGCGGAACGCGACGACCCGCGGGCGTTTCTGTTCGACGAGGACGCGCAGATCTGTCTGACCGCACTGTACGAACTGCACCTGCAGGGCATAGCCGGGGTCGACGACCGGTGGGAGTGGGACAGCGACCTGATCTTCGCCCGGTCGGCGCTGGAGGTGCCGTTCGATGCCGCGATCCGCGCCCTCGCGGATCCGCCGACGGCTGTCGGCGACGTGGTGGCGGCGCTGTGGGAGATGACCGCCCCCAGCACGGCGCCGGGACTGTCCGGATACATGGCCCACGACGCGGATCTCTCCCAGTTCCGGGAACTGCTGATCCACCGCTCCCTCAACCAGTTGCGTGAGGCGGATGTGCACACGCTCGGCATTCCGCGGCTCGCGGGCGCACCGAAGGCGGCGCTGGTGGAGGTGCAGTCCGACGAATACGGCGGCGGCCGACCCGAGCGGATGCACTCGGCGTTGTTCGCGACGACGATGCGCGAACTCGGACTGTCCGACGGGTACGCGCACTACGTCGACGCGGTGCCCGCCGTGACGCTGGCATCGCTGAACGCGCTGTCGCTGTTCGGCCTCCACCGCAGCCGGCTCGGCGCCCTGGTGGGGCACCTGTGCGCGGTCGAGACCACGTCCGCGTTGCCGAGCAAGAAGTACGCCGCCGGACTGCGTCGTCTCGGATTCGGGAAGGCGGCCACCCTGTTCTTCGACGAGCACGTGGAGGCCGACTCCGTGCACGAACAGATCGTGTGCCGGGACCTCGCCGGCGGGTTGGTCGCCGCCCGGCCCGCGGCGGCCGACGACGTCCTGCTGGGGGCCGCGGCGTGCCTCGCGTTCGACGACCTGGTCGGCGACCACGTCACCCGATGCTGGGAGCGTAATCGCACGTCCCTGCGGCAACCGGCCGGGTAG
- a CDS encoding CDGSH iron-sulfur domain-containing protein produces MNSIPLSGAGESDVTITVCPDGPLLVRGAARILDTEGNPIGGDRATVALCRCGRTSIAPFCDSSHKKKRRRPQ; encoded by the coding sequence ATGAACTCCATTCCCCTTTCCGGGGCCGGCGAATCCGACGTAACCATCACCGTGTGCCCGGACGGCCCGCTCCTGGTGCGTGGTGCGGCGCGGATCCTCGACACCGAAGGTAACCCGATCGGCGGTGACCGGGCCACCGTGGCCCTGTGCCGGTGCGGTCGGACGAGCATCGCCCCCTTCTGCGACAGCTCGCACAAGAAGAAACGGCGCCGACCGCAATAG
- a CDS encoding STAS domain-containing protein: MKTVLGARPTRRAPAEKPALFSWAVEPEHGRLSVDSAPAADGILVVRISGDIDVTTLPSFGSHLEEAIDERLPFVLDLTDVQFFCASALPVLEIMSARAHRLAVPWAVTGNNALRRPLTAMNMAAAIPFCTDLEDAFRLVAGGMRQGGRSA, encoded by the coding sequence ATGAAGACTGTTCTCGGAGCGCGACCGACGCGCCGCGCCCCCGCAGAGAAACCGGCACTGTTCAGCTGGGCCGTCGAGCCCGAGCACGGGCGGCTCTCCGTCGACAGTGCACCCGCCGCCGACGGGATCCTCGTCGTCCGGATCTCCGGTGACATCGACGTCACCACTCTCCCGTCGTTCGGGAGTCATCTCGAGGAAGCGATCGACGAACGGTTGCCGTTCGTTCTCGACCTCACCGACGTGCAGTTCTTCTGCGCGTCGGCCCTGCCGGTTCTCGAGATCATGTCCGCCCGCGCGCACCGGCTCGCCGTGCCGTGGGCGGTGACCGGGAACAACGCACTCCGCAGACCGCTGACGGCGATGAACATGGCCGCGGCCATCCCCTTCTGCACCGACCTCGAGGACGCGTTTCGGCTGGTCGCCGGTGGAATGCGGCAGGGTGGGCGCTCGGCGTGA
- a CDS encoding alpha,alpha-trehalose-phosphate synthase (UDP-forming): protein MNDSAPHGTSDFVVVANRLPVDMETLDDGTTRWKRSPGGLVTALEPILLGRERGSWVGWPGVPDTKVEPIVSGGVDLFPVELSSDEVARYYEGFSNATLWPLYHDVLVAPVFDRDWWHTYLEVNRHFAEETARTAAEGATVWVQDYQLQLVPRLLREMRPDLTIGFFLHIPFPPVELFMQLPWRKEIVEGLLGADLIGFHLPGGAHNFLFLARRLLGLDATTAGVGVRGALGTVTLDDRVVHVGAFPISVDARKLVEQATEPAVVERAAEIRRELGNPRKILLGVDRLDYTKGIDLRLSALGELLDEGRLDPSDTVMVQLATPSRERVEHYMKMRSSIEEQVSHINGDHGQIGRPVVHYLYQPVDRSELIALFLAADVMLVTPMRDGMNLVAKEYVACRADLGGALVLSEFAGAAAELRGAYLVNPHDLDGVKNTIVAALGQEREQGRRRMSRLHRQVLDHDVHRWAQSFLGALDPNAAD, encoded by the coding sequence GTGAACGATTCTGCTCCGCACGGCACGTCCGACTTCGTGGTCGTCGCCAACCGGCTGCCCGTGGACATGGAGACACTCGACGACGGAACGACACGCTGGAAACGCAGTCCCGGAGGGCTCGTCACCGCCCTGGAACCGATCCTCCTCGGACGGGAGCGCGGATCCTGGGTGGGCTGGCCGGGGGTGCCCGATACGAAGGTCGAACCGATCGTCTCCGGTGGGGTCGATCTGTTCCCGGTGGAACTGAGTTCGGACGAGGTGGCCCGGTACTACGAGGGGTTCTCGAACGCGACGCTGTGGCCGCTGTACCACGACGTGCTGGTGGCCCCGGTGTTCGACCGGGACTGGTGGCATACCTACCTGGAGGTGAATCGCCACTTCGCGGAGGAGACGGCGCGCACCGCCGCCGAGGGCGCCACGGTGTGGGTGCAGGATTATCAACTCCAGCTGGTGCCGCGCCTGCTCCGGGAGATGCGCCCCGATCTGACCATCGGATTCTTTCTTCACATCCCGTTCCCGCCGGTCGAATTGTTCATGCAGCTGCCGTGGCGAAAGGAGATCGTGGAGGGGCTCCTCGGGGCCGACCTCATCGGTTTCCATCTGCCCGGGGGCGCCCACAACTTCCTGTTCCTGGCCCGCAGACTGCTCGGACTCGACGCCACCACCGCGGGCGTCGGCGTGCGCGGCGCACTCGGCACGGTGACACTCGACGACCGAGTCGTGCACGTCGGCGCCTTCCCCATCTCCGTCGACGCCCGGAAACTCGTCGAACAGGCGACCGAGCCCGCCGTCGTCGAACGGGCCGCGGAGATCCGCCGGGAGCTCGGGAACCCACGGAAGATCCTCCTCGGCGTCGACCGACTCGATTACACGAAGGGCATCGACCTGCGGCTGTCGGCGCTCGGTGAACTGCTCGACGAGGGGCGGCTCGACCCGTCCGACACCGTGATGGTGCAACTCGCCACCCCCAGCCGTGAACGCGTCGAGCACTACATGAAGATGCGCAGCTCCATCGAGGAGCAGGTCAGCCACATCAACGGCGACCACGGGCAGATAGGCCGGCCGGTGGTGCACTACCTCTACCAGCCGGTCGATCGCAGCGAGCTGATCGCGCTGTTCCTCGCCGCCGACGTCATGCTCGTCACCCCGATGCGCGACGGGATGAATCTCGTGGCCAAGGAGTACGTTGCCTGCCGGGCCGACCTGGGCGGTGCGCTGGTACTCAGCGAATTCGCGGGTGCCGCCGCCGAACTCCGGGGCGCCTACCTGGTGAACCCGCACGACCTCGACGGGGTGAAGAACACGATCGTGGCCGCACTCGGCCAGGAGCGAGAGCAGGGACGGCGAAGAATGTCGCGGCTGCACCGGCAGGTGCTCGACCACGACGTGCACCGGTGGGCGCAATCCTTCCTCGGAGCACTCGACCCGAACGCGGCCGACTGA
- a CDS encoding GAF and ANTAR domain-containing protein: MSETAGERPESMSPDLDGGTIAAQLGSLATALDEFNWNSGSQVEMGLLLQRVCEQVVDAIADADMAGVSLLRDGLVETVAYADETVRQIDIQSFQAIDGDDYFGVAGSRKVVKATRGEAAARWPSLADNLDQAGMRSFLSAPLAVDEALAGTLDIYGRGDHGFSELDAVVLLVYTTAIEGLLRSARSVELARNEVTGLTRAMKTRAVIEQAKGIVMALRGVSADRAFEILVAQSQQEHVKLAEVARRIVESVTNPE, encoded by the coding sequence ATGTCCGAGACTGCGGGTGAGCGCCCTGAGTCGATGTCCCCTGATCTCGACGGGGGGACGATCGCTGCCCAACTGGGCTCCCTGGCAACCGCGTTGGACGAGTTCAACTGGAACTCCGGCTCACAGGTGGAGATGGGCCTGCTGCTGCAACGGGTCTGCGAACAGGTGGTGGACGCGATCGCCGACGCCGACATGGCCGGAGTGTCGTTGCTGCGCGACGGACTCGTCGAGACGGTCGCCTACGCGGACGAGACGGTCCGGCAGATCGACATTCAGAGCTTCCAGGCCATCGACGGCGACGACTACTTCGGCGTGGCGGGCAGCCGGAAGGTCGTCAAGGCGACGCGCGGGGAAGCCGCGGCCCGGTGGCCGTCCCTGGCCGACAACCTGGACCAGGCGGGAATGCGCAGTTTCCTGTCCGCGCCGCTCGCGGTGGACGAGGCCCTGGCCGGGACCCTCGACATCTACGGGCGGGGCGATCACGGTTTCAGTGAACTCGACGCCGTCGTGCTCCTCGTCTACACCACGGCGATCGAAGGATTGCTCAGGAGCGCGCGCAGCGTGGAGTTGGCCAGGAACGAGGTGACGGGTCTCACGCGGGCCATGAAGACCCGTGCGGTCATCGAGCAGGCCAAGGGGATCGTGATGGCACTGCGGGGTGTGTCCGCGGACCGGGCGTTCGAGATCCTCGTCGCGCAGTCGCAGCAGGAGCACGTGAAGTTGGCGGAGGTGGCGCGCCGCATCGTCGAATCGGTCACGAATCCGGAGTGA